From Magnolia sinica isolate HGM2019 chromosome 13, MsV1, whole genome shotgun sequence, one genomic window encodes:
- the LOC131223983 gene encoding uncharacterized protein At2g29880-like, with protein sequence MWYHKCEYNDVKDMLAPSGFGWDSERMAVTAPDEVWEEYMKSHPRAERLRGKRIERMDDLAAIIGSDHTTGRCAQGSRNMAASSSHIQRDLNDAWTELDNEKDVPIDLSKDHLGDSTGNYHFSNDSHRATENRSFCSTLNRATDSESSRGGSASTKRMHSARPCDVLGNSLNGVADAMRNFRLEKEVNRTNKVLDILEEVQGLTNIEFIEVSSGLLFIHLQRLRKDKMEGS encoded by the exons ATGTGGTATCACAAATGTGAGTACAACGATGTGAAGGACATGTTGGCCCCAAGTGGTTTCGGTTGGGACAGCGAGCGTATGGCAGTAACCGCACCCGATGAGGTCTGGGAAGAGTACATGAAG TCACATCCAAGAGCAGAAAGGTTACGCGGAAAGCGAATTGAGCGAATGGACGATCTAGCGGCGATTATTGGTTCAGACCATACAACAGGCCGCTGCGCCCAGGGAAGCAGAAACATGGCCGCGTCTTCCTCTCATATTCAGCGAGATTTGAATGACGCTTGGACTGAGCTGGACAATGAGAAGGATGTACCTATCGATCTTTCCAAGGATCATCTCGGAGATTCAACTGGGAATTATCATTTTTCAAATGATTCTCATCGGGCAACAGAAAATCGTTCATTTTGCAGCACTCTCAACCGAGCGACTGACTCTGAGAGTAGTCGTGGTGGGAGTGCGTCTACAAAACGGATGCATTCTGCTCGTCCCTGTGACGTCCTTGGCAATTCCCTGAATGGTGTGGCGGATGCAATGCGAAACTTTAGACTTGAAAAAGAGGTAAACCGCACTAATAAAGTGCTGGATATCCTTGAAGAGGTTCAGGGACTGACCAACATAGAATTTATAGAG GTGTCATCAGGGCTTCTTTTCATTCATTTGCAACGCCTGAGGAAGGACAAAATGGAGGGCTCCTGA